The following are encoded in a window of Periplaneta americana isolate PAMFEO1 chromosome 13, P.americana_PAMFEO1_priV1, whole genome shotgun sequence genomic DNA:
- the LOC138712459 gene encoding uncharacterized protein, whose amino-acid sequence MVDSTLRDADRDALPVLQRIQAPLIWARLTTGIRIEDLQEKRFEEAIHLLKKYFIREETLCRASELADDPVSVESFIEVVLIWMRDMISLAAIEEGTGKLVGLVLNRVNGLLDHTRSFSRIRMMKGEAFNNVMELRCFMHKNFDVFEHYNVDQFFRFYGICVKRSFRDKGVGMGLLKASLNLARLMGQTVAMGIFTCVQSQQMAEKLGMVMHYEIEYSQWIKNDDLVFDDPGAGNYSAMLMAMRIPDVPPTNFVTEELQEAAKKRITPQVKEAWSETLLQKETHSAVPHQESSVKSQSQQGSKT is encoded by the exons ATGGTGGACTCGACCCTCAGAGACGCAGATCGAGATGCTCTGCCAGTGCTGCAAAGAATTCAAGCACCACTCATTTGGGCTCGACTGACCACAGGTATCCGAATTGAGGATCTACAGGAGAAACGCTTCGAAGAAGCAATTCATCTGCTCAAG AAATACTTCATACGAGAGGAAACTTTATGTAGAGCCAGTGAGCTGGCAGACGATCCCGTGTCAGTTGAGAGTTTCATTGAAGTGGTGCTCATCTGGATGCGGGACATGATATCACTGGCTGCCATAGAAGAGGGCACAGGAAAACTTGTCGGCTTGGTGCTGAACAGGGTGAATGGATTGCTGGATCACACACGGTCATTCAGCAGGATTCGG ATGATGAAAGGAGAAGCATTTAACAATGTAATGGAATTACGCTGCTTCATGCATAAGAACTTCGACGTGTTTGAACACTATAATGTGGATCAGTTCTTTCGTTTCTATGGAATATGTGTGAAGCGAAGTTTTCGAGATAAAG GTGTGGGAATGGGGCTTCTCAAAGCCAGCCTGAACTTGGCCAGGCTCATGGGTCAGACAGTGGCCATGGGCATCTTCACGTGTGTTCAGAGTCAGCAGATGGCAGAGAAGCTCGGTATGGTGATGCATTACGAGATCGAATATTCGCAATGGATAAAGAATGATGACCTTGTGTTTGACGACCCAGGAGCTGGAAACTACTCTGCAATGCTGATGGCTATGAGAATTCCAGATGTGCCCCCAACAAATTTCGTAACAGAGGAGCTTCAAGAGGCAGCCAAAAAGAGAATCACACCACAAGTTAAAGAAGCTTGGTCTGAGACCCTCCTGCAGAAGGAAACTCACAGTGCAGTACCACATCAAGAATCATCAGTCAAATCTCAATCACAACAAGGATCAAAAACTTAA